The Ziziphus jujuba cultivar Dongzao chromosome 3, ASM3175591v1 region aattgataaaaaattcactgaaataattttttatgcaagaaattaatttgaatattaaatgctcaatttgtcaaaatttaaattaaaggtTTCAAAGatgatctaatatatatatatttttttgatagaagagattaaataatttaacatatgCTACAATTTAGAGGAAAAAttgttccaaatatatatatatatatatatatatatttacacaagAATTTTTCAATGCAGATGTttgcattttattaaaatatggaCGTTATCTCATATTCTTTTTAAACAAATtgtcttttaaaatattattattgataatgattttttcaaaaatcgttTTCAAAAGCATAtccacattttattaaaatgtttacgTCCAATCAGAATATATAGAGTTGCCATAAAACGCATCTATTCCCTTTGATAGTGTGGGCATCTAACTAagcaacatattaaaaaaaatcttcgCCAAGCAATGTTGTTGCCTAATGTTAGGCACTTATACTGTATGGAAAGGCACAAAtccattttataataaaattatatatatatatatatatatatatatatataaattcaaataaaattcttAATATGAGGATCATATGAGATTTAATTCATTTTGAGGACTATATGagatctaatttaatttttaattcttaaatcgCATCAAAggttaacatttaaaaattttcataattttacttctagtttttaaaatttttttccatttctattCATTAATAAGAATAGTTTCATAAACTTGCTTTGtagttataaatttttgtatgttttcccatattttaatttttggttcaaACTTCCATATTTCACTTAGTTTTGCTACATTATTTCTCATTTTCTGTTAGCAGAAAAtcttaaattgaatttaaaagctatgaacaaaataataaaataacacaaGTAATACAATctataatttcaatttaatcattataaattctaattatttttatttgttttattgataatagaAATGACAATAGGGTTGGGTTGGATCTCTGGAAGATCCAACCTAACCTGATTGAGGCGGGTATGTATTACTCCAATTGGGACTTTTAGGTTGGATAGGATGAGGTTGACAATTTGATCCTCACTTGGGGACCATGTAGATTTGGGTTCACCCGATATATATCGATTTTTAGGTGAGAATGCAAtaaatttgggattttttccaaaaatagccaTTGTATAAATGtaaacttgaaaaatagcaaaaaaaattttttttttaaaaactaacccaCTTTTAGCCAATTTGGACCAGAATACCCTTcataaagatttttttcttttctttcttttctctgtcaaaatgcatgtgtttttttttctttcttttttttggttgtttttggttttctttctactttcccTCTCGATAGCTAGGGATTCTTTCTACTTTCCCTTTCAAACACCTTCTTTGCACTCTCCACACCACTGATATCGCCTTCTCTATTTGCACATATTTCCTCCATTTTTGAACACCGCATCTGCAAAACAAACTGTAAAGAAGCAGCCAAATACGAGGTCACGAAACCATCTGTTTTCACCTTCTGCCCAATTCAGGTCTCGAATCGCATTTCTTCGACAGATCTCGGCTCTTGGAGTCAGgtttccttctcttctcttcctcCTCTTCTCTCCATTTACAcccttgctctctctctctctctctctctctctctcttttattttcttcaacctCTGGAAAACCTAGCTTACAGTTTCTTCTCAAATAGCAAGGGGTTTGAATTATCTACATGAGAATTATAAACTGAAGATGGCACATAGGGGTATTAAAACTGCTAATATCCTTGTTGATGATGCTCTAAACGCTAAGATATCAGACTTTGGGAATCCTATCCTTTATGCAGAGGATGGACAGGACAATGAATTTAAGGTCATCAAAGTAGAAGCAACACGGTGAGTAAACAAAAAACCAGTACCCCCTTTGAACTTAATTTGTACTAATTTGTAAATGAAATggctatttaattttatacatataatcaaattataaggGAAAGAACAAGTACTATAATAACCAGTATTTCTGGATCGATACAGTGGATACATCATAAATGGCTCTCGAGTACCCAATGTATGGAAAGATATTGCAAACATATATGTCGATGGTTATGGTGTTGTTGTACTTGAAATTGTTAGTGTGAAGAAAAAtgcagaaaataaattcaaccaGAAGCAGCGTGAGTTTCTAGCAGAGGAGGTAAGCAAGTAGAGAAGCATGGCTGCAAACTTATTAAACTTCAATATTATGTGTTAATTAacttaatttgtttaaatatatattgcagGCTTGTCTTGCAGAATCAAAACACAAGTTGCTGGAATTAGTGGATAATTGACCATCTTAACGTTAGTGATGAAGTGCAACAATATATCCACCGCTGTCAGACCCACAACGTCTGATGTTGTAAGTTCTCTCATTGGTATGAAAACCATTAACAAAATCTCTATGCTTTCCTCCATGTATAAGATCTCCCAGAATCTTTGCAAAAACTATTTCAAATCTCTTCTTCATGACGATGAACAACCACcacctttttgttttcttgaactATGCATAATGTTCGAATATTTCTAGAATGTATAGCATAGAAACATTCTGTTTATGAATAATGCAGACAATCTTTTAGATGCATCCACTTCTTTCTGTCTATGTGAATGCCTACACAAATATGCAAgtgcatgttttatttttatttttatttttattttatttttcatgttgttTTGAAGTTGATCCAAATTTCCTATGGTTGCTTTGCTTTGTCTCTATTCAAGAATAAATAATGCGAAATTTTTTGCCAGGCTGTTAGAGAATAGTTAGTACAACTGATGTTTGAAACATTTAACATATCGGGCTTCTGTGCTTCAGAGCAAGCAGTATTGTCACTCTATGCAGTAGGACAAATCTCAAGATGCACTGTTGATATTGGCCATGGAAAGATaggtatattttctatttttgagcTTATGAGAATCGATTACTAATCAATTCTGGATTTAATGAATGTTTTTATAAgctatttttataattgttttatttttcattgtagaGCAAGTCTTATGTTCAACTTATCCTGTCTAGCATATAATGGCTGAGATTAGAATATCAGTATTGATGGATATGTTAATGGTCCAATAACTGGATACATGTGCGGTTATAATTGTTTAGATGCTCAATATacaatgtattttttattttatttttaaattctacaacaaagaatttttttacatttcttAGTAATCACTGTCCCATTATAACAAGTGAAAAGTCATAAGCAGAATACTTTATACAGCATTAGGTCATTAATATGTGAAACTCATGACTAACAACTATAAAACTAGTGGCTTTGctttaaatgttaatttttctattttatgtctttctataaaaattaataaatgaatggTGAAAATGTTGCAAGTACTAGAGTACAGAATCTGAAATGATTGCATGTCACACTCACATTATATTCTGCCTATTTTTGacactttttttaatatatatttgttggttTTTATACTCTGCACAATTAAGCATATTTAGTGGTTTTATACTTTGCACACTTCAGTGAAAGCTAGGATGATGGGGCTCATTTGATAATTTGGCCTTCAAGAAACTTCATAAATAGTAATTGACCACTCTATTGCTAATTTGTGCAAGTCTACATATTCATAGTTTGACTGATCTTGGAAGGAAACTAACCTTTGTCCTTGGTGAGGTGTGGCATGTGCCTCATAGAATTTGTGCATGAATATAGtttctttcatatttcttttcctgtaattatggaaaaaataattaatgcctATGAGAAATGGCAAAGTGAAAATTACATAAGAGGGGAAGAAGAGTGGaatatagataaaagaataagGTTGAACTACCAATtaaaattccaacaccaaaataataaattgatgcTGTCATAACAAGTATTGTGTGTCTCGTAGTCAAGTGGTAGGTGGCTCTAGATTCCTCTTAAATTTAGTTTGGGGTGTATGTTTAAAGAAAGGTTAAAGCTGTTTCTATGTTTtaagtttgtaatttttatttcgtCGGTATTGTTAGGAAGGATATcacaaaattctcaaaaattgtATCATTTACTTTCTTTACGTAagggacatttttttttttttgggtatatatgcaatatgctttAAGGCATTAGGTGTATTCTTAATTAAAGGAGTGGAAGTTGTGTTTGTTTAAAAGAATGATAAGGTCATTTCTCCATGTTTGGGCCTTGTCCTGTTTCATTGGACCTAAAGGTGTGTCTACTTAAATgttgaaaataatttcaaagCTATATTTGGGTTGGCTACTTGTCATGCAAACAATAATTCATAaacttcttttgttttctttctcttatttgTAATTTCTGATGCTTGTGGTGGAAaattttctccttttaaaatcaaacaattttGACAGTCAACTCTTAATGcagttttaaaactttaaagctCTATAATCATCTTGCATTATTAATGAACATAGTGAGGAGTTTCAACAAATTGGTTATGCTCATAGTCATTTCTTTTCATCCAATATCATTAAGGAGGTTAACATAGTCGTGGGAGATGTTTTTGCTTACTTTTCTATAAATGAATCTAGACATTGGCTTATCTTATCCTACAAGTTGAGACACCAAATTAATATATCTAATGAGGATTATTCTCTTATAATGTGCTTGACTTTTTACTGGCTAAAGAAGAAAACAGATATTGGTTGTGCTGAAATTCCCTCTCATTCATATCCTTATTTCATTTGACTGCAGAAAAGAAGATGGGGTAGCTGCTGGAGTCTCGGATCATGGAAAATGGGAGGATCAGTGCTACTGAAAGCATCGATCCATCACTCTTGGGTCAATAAAGGAATTCAATTTTGACAGCACAAAGTCAGAATTTTCAGATAACCCTACCAATGGCTCAGAGTGGTGGGCTAATGAAAAAGTAGCTGGAAAGGAATCTAAGCCTGGCAACGGTTGGACTTTCTTTCCCATTTTGCAGCCAGGAGTCAGCTAACGTAGAAAATATTTCATCATAGCTTCCCCTCTGTGAAAGGACTTTGAAATCAATTGGATTTGCAACTGTAAAGCAGCTAACCCATCTGTTGTAAATCTGGAGTTATACAATTTTGAAGATACGCCTACAGCTTGGCAAAACTTTGGATCAAATTGTTGTTGGATGAATGGATGGATTGCAGAGATGAAAGAACTGCTTATGAATGTGTTAGGAGCAGAAACAAGATGCAGAGAGGAGATAATTTTCTAGGAATTAGTGTGAGTACTGATAGAGCAttctttgtaatatttcttGATGTTATACAAAGGGATAGCATTCGCTTATAGGGGGTTTTGTTGTGGACTACTTTTTCTTGTAATgtgtaacaataaaaaaatgaagaagctcATATTTCCACATTTTTTAAGAGACCTCTAAATCATTTGGTGATCTATCTTGTTCTGTGATCTAGAATCTTGCTTTTCTTGGTCTCGTAGATTTGGTGATGCTTTATTCCATACCCGGAAAAAACCCTTCATCTGGGAAGCATTTTAGAGCTAATAGCGTTAAAATGGTGTTAAACTGCGTTCAAAAGCAAATtaagtatttataattttgctatTAGATCATTAAATTTGTTGAAGTATCTTTGATTTATAATGCTTTTCATTATTGGGGAGCTTCATAAAAGACTAAAAGGAAAATAGCACTATGGTAATGCTATtgaaatatttctccaaataaaggccataagttaataaaatagTGAAGCTAAATTGAGATAAATCAAATCCATGACATGTAGGGCTGCTAGAATTGAGATGGTACTGCAAATATCTAACAAAACTGACACAGGGACCatgttttcctccaggcggaaaatgttttcctcctggaggaaattttttccgccAGGcgaatttcctccaggaggaaaacattttcctcctggaggaaattttttcctccaggcggaaaaccttttcctcctggaggaaatgttttcctccaggcggaaaattttttcctccaggcggaaaaattgtccttcaggcttttctcgtgtcggaaaaaacgtttcctccatctgttatgttttgttgtatttgatttgcagataaatggattcagattaccaacgaaggttttgggactcggagatatcgagggcaaaggttaattgtagatcgaacttctggaaagccgtgtcggatattaagttcaaactgactccagcccaaataaagaagtttgaggatagctgttttggccactttttgaaggccaacgagatacaatttagtggccacatcgtcaacagcatgctgtataggcaatgtgtttgcgacgacaaggactctatggtattcaattttggagggtgtggtgctagatttacacagagggacttcaccataattacaggtctacggtttggttacgaacccaataggcaggttaacatctctactcgtattagtgacacgtattttggcggaaagcgaaaggtcactaattcggagataaccgaagctttcctgactgcacagtgtcaagacaatgatgaagccgacgatgatagattgaagttggctttattatatttcctagagacggttcttctaggcaaagaaagcatggccaccgcaccttattatcacttggagatggtggacgatttagagtacttcaataactatccatggggtactttatcgtatactaccaccattagatcctttggctttcatggtaagtttgttacactattatttaaagtttgttacacttgtatgTATGGTGTATATTTCGTTACTTATTgattactaattaattgtttgacagatttggggttttgagacaattccttcattgggtcaagcattcggaaagaagttgccggacatggcatttgtatgaatattagtattacttgcTAATCACTTGATtataatcccttttgtcttttgcagtatcccgttcatggcttaatgaatgtgactgaagttgagcatgcatatatcgGCATATTATGAAGTCTGGTTGGGCATCAAAGGTTGATATGGATATTTTGACtgcgggtaaagactttttccagttgcttataaacagtgagaagtggctgaatcacgatataagtatcaagatttttattttataatttgataaattccatagatagttgttcaactgcatggatgtaatttaaaattaactcgtctttcaatgcagcatatggaagtcctgccttacctatttcgtgtacgtgccaatcaattttctgatattttttatcctagttttgaggtgctagatggaggattttgggtaagtaacggccatgtgtcctatatgtggctattgtgattttagataactaataaattattttgttgtaggtatacattgagcaatGTCATGGAAAGTTCATTGacaatccatctaagttccaattctcatacgcaatgcaagaatatgtgctggggattcgaatgaag contains the following coding sequences:
- the LOC107420608 gene encoding cysteine-rich receptor-like protein kinase 44; amino-acid sequence: MAHRGIKTANILVDDALNAKISDFGNPILYAEDGQDNEFKVIKVEATRGYIINGSRVPNVWKDIANIYVDGYGVVVLEIVSVKKNAENKFNQKQREFLAEEACLAESKHKLLELVDN